A window from Pseudomonas kribbensis encodes these proteins:
- a CDS encoding DUF3617 domain-containing protein: MNVRLLGLALGLGLALPLVAQAQMLQPGLWEMTSSNVKVDDQAMDVQSILGQIQGQITPQQRAELEKQGINIGGKGIRACLTPQQVATNDIPLADPQSGCKQQITERNGNQWKFRFSCPRASGTGVATFVSDREFTTIANGTFNAIGINQKGSLETRAVWLGQDCGTVKPRA; this comes from the coding sequence ATGAACGTTCGTCTGCTGGGTTTGGCGCTGGGTCTGGGGTTGGCCTTGCCGTTGGTGGCTCAGGCGCAAATGCTGCAGCCGGGGTTGTGGGAAATGACATCGAGCAATGTGAAAGTCGATGATCAGGCCATGGACGTGCAATCGATCCTCGGCCAGATTCAGGGCCAGATCACCCCGCAACAGCGGGCGGAGCTGGAGAAGCAGGGGATCAACATTGGCGGCAAAGGGATCCGTGCCTGCCTGACACCCCAGCAAGTGGCGACCAACGATATTCCGCTGGCGGACCCGCAGTCGGGCTGCAAACAGCAGATCACCGAGCGCAACGGCAATCAGTGGAAATTCCGTTTCAGCTGCCCGCGAGCCTCGGGCACCGGTGTGGCTACGTTCGTCAGCGATCGTGAATTCACCACCATCGCCAACGGCACGTTCAATGCCATCGGGATCAACCAGAAGGGGAGTCTGGAAACCCGCGCCGTATGGCTGGGTCAGGATTGCGGCACCGTCAAACCAAGAGCCTGA
- the cls gene encoding cardiolipin synthase, which produces MDYFGPHIFGYLIALIHSLGTIAAIHAVLTVRTAQGAIAWALSLIFIPYLTLIPYLVFGRSTFDGYIKARRQANEQMRQAVSELNWRPWVEEALTARASNAYDSLRAMPKLGRMPCLANNEVQLLINGTATFEAIFHAISQAREAVLIQFFIIHDDRLGQRLRELLLKKAAEGVAIHLLYDRIGSHALPHSYVQALRDGGVEVKAFATRSGWLNRFQVNFRNHRKIVVVDGLIGFVGGHNVGDEYMGEKPPLAPWRDTHVQVRGPVVACMQESFAEDWFWAARTLPPLILPEVYPEDGVLCQLLASGPADAYETCSLFFVEAIHAATERVWITSPYFIPDEAVFAALRLAVLRGVDVRLLLPSRPDHRIVYAASSLYAFEAVRAGVRVFRYEPGFLHQKVVLVDSEISAIGSANLDNRSFRLNFEVMLLTVDSEFAGHVEQMLNDDFAQAYEIAKEEGREIHRLQQLGMRIARLISPIL; this is translated from the coding sequence ATGGATTATTTTGGACCGCACATCTTCGGTTATCTGATCGCGCTGATACATAGCCTGGGCACAATTGCCGCCATCCATGCGGTGCTGACCGTCCGCACGGCGCAAGGCGCGATCGCCTGGGCGCTGTCGCTGATCTTCATTCCCTATCTCACCCTCATCCCCTATCTGGTGTTCGGTCGCAGCACCTTCGACGGTTATATCAAGGCCCGACGTCAGGCCAACGAACAGATGCGTCAGGCCGTTTCCGAACTGAACTGGCGGCCCTGGGTAGAAGAAGCCCTGACCGCCCGCGCCTCGAATGCCTACGACTCGCTGCGGGCGATGCCGAAGCTGGGCCGCATGCCATGCCTGGCCAACAATGAAGTGCAATTGCTGATCAACGGCACCGCTACCTTCGAAGCGATTTTCCACGCAATCAGCCAGGCACGGGAAGCCGTGCTGATCCAGTTTTTCATCATTCACGACGATCGCCTCGGCCAGCGCCTGCGCGAACTGCTGCTGAAGAAAGCCGCCGAAGGTGTCGCGATTCATCTGCTGTACGACCGCATCGGCAGCCACGCCCTGCCCCACAGCTACGTACAGGCACTTCGCGATGGCGGTGTCGAGGTCAAGGCGTTCGCCACCCGCAGCGGCTGGCTCAATCGCTTCCAGGTGAATTTCCGCAACCACCGCAAGATCGTCGTGGTCGACGGGTTGATCGGCTTTGTTGGCGGGCACAATGTCGGCGACGAATACATGGGCGAAAAACCACCCTTGGCGCCATGGCGCGACACCCACGTACAGGTGCGCGGGCCAGTGGTCGCCTGCATGCAGGAGTCATTTGCCGAAGACTGGTTCTGGGCTGCCCGTACGCTACCCCCGCTGATCCTGCCGGAGGTTTACCCGGAAGACGGCGTGCTCTGCCAACTGCTGGCCAGCGGCCCGGCGGATGCCTACGAGACCTGCTCGCTGTTCTTCGTCGAAGCCATCCATGCCGCCACCGAACGCGTATGGATCACCAGCCCCTACTTCATTCCCGACGAGGCGGTATTCGCCGCATTGCGTCTCGCGGTCCTGCGCGGTGTCGATGTCCGACTGCTACTGCCGTCGCGCCCCGATCACCGTATCGTTTACGCCGCGTCGAGCCTTTACGCGTTCGAAGCGGTGCGCGCCGGGGTGCGGGTGTTCCGCTACGAACCGGGTTTCCTGCATCAGAAAGTGGTGTTGGTCGACAGCGAAATCAGCGCCATCGGCAGCGCCAATCTGGACAACCGTTCGTTCCGGTTGAATTTCGAAGTGATGTTGCTGACGGTCGACAGCGAATTCGCCGGCCACGTGGAACAGATGCTCAACGACGACTTCGCCCAGGCCTACGAAATCGCCAAGGAAGAAGGCCGGGAGATCCACCGCCTGCAACAACTCGGCATGCGGATCGCCCGGCTGATTTCACCGATTCTCTAG
- the cfaB gene encoding C17 cyclopropane fatty acid synthase CfaB, producing the protein MLAQLPPALQNLQLPLRLRLWDGHEFNLGPTPSVTIVVKDPLMVSQLTHPSLDALGAAFVEGKLELEGSISEVIRVCDELSTALLDEDEDSQPVRTVHDKETDAKAISYHYDLSNAFYQLWLDSDMAYSCAYFETGSETLEQAQQAKFRHLCRKLRLQPGDYLLDVGCGWGGLARYAAREFGAKVFGITLSKEQLALARERVKAEGLEDQVELQLLDYRDLPQDGRFDKVVSVGMFEHVGHANLAEYCKTLFGAVKEGGLVMNHGITAKHTDGRPVGRGAGDFIEKYVFPNGELPHLAMISAEISEAGLEIVDVESLRLHYARTLDHWSERLEDNLEAAGKLVPDQALRIWRLYLAGCAYAFARGWINLHQILAVKAHADGSHELPWTRDDIYNP; encoded by the coding sequence ATGCTCGCGCAACTTCCACCGGCCTTACAGAATCTGCAGCTTCCGCTTCGCCTGCGACTCTGGGACGGTCATGAATTCAATCTGGGCCCGACGCCCAGCGTCACCATCGTGGTCAAGGACCCGTTGATGGTGTCCCAGTTGACCCATCCAAGTCTCGACGCGCTGGGGGCGGCGTTCGTCGAGGGCAAACTCGAACTCGAGGGCTCGATCAGCGAGGTCATCCGGGTTTGCGACGAATTGAGCACGGCGCTGCTCGATGAAGATGAAGACAGTCAGCCGGTGCGAACCGTGCACGACAAGGAAACCGACGCCAAAGCCATTTCCTACCACTACGACCTGTCCAACGCGTTCTACCAGCTCTGGCTGGACAGCGACATGGCGTACTCCTGCGCCTATTTCGAAACCGGCAGCGAAACCCTGGAGCAGGCGCAACAGGCCAAGTTCCGGCATCTGTGTCGCAAGCTGCGTCTGCAGCCGGGCGACTACTTGCTGGATGTCGGCTGCGGCTGGGGCGGTCTGGCGCGTTACGCCGCCCGTGAGTTCGGTGCCAAGGTGTTTGGTATCACTTTGAGCAAGGAGCAATTGGCGCTGGCTCGGGAGCGGGTCAAGGCTGAAGGCCTGGAAGACCAGGTCGAACTGCAACTGCTCGATTACCGCGATCTGCCGCAGGACGGCCGGTTCGACAAAGTGGTGAGTGTCGGGATGTTCGAGCACGTGGGCCACGCCAATCTGGCCGAGTACTGCAAGACCCTGTTCGGCGCGGTGAAAGAGGGCGGTCTGGTGATGAACCACGGCATCACCGCCAAGCACACCGATGGCCGTCCGGTGGGACGCGGTGCCGGCGACTTCATCGAGAAATACGTGTTCCCCAACGGCGAACTGCCGCACCTGGCGATGATCTCGGCCGAGATCAGCGAGGCCGGTCTGGAGATCGTCGATGTCGAGAGCCTGCGTCTGCATTACGCGCGCACGCTGGATCACTGGAGCGAACGACTGGAAGACAACCTTGAAGCCGCCGGCAAACTGGTGCCGGATCAGGCCCTGCGTATCTGGCGTCTGTACCTGGCCGGTTGCGCCTACGCGTTTGCCCGGGGCTGGATCAACCTGCATCAGATTCTTGCGGTGAAGGCCCACGCCGATGGCAGCCATGAACTGCCGTGGACCCGTGACGACATCTACAACCCTTGA
- a CDS encoding cation-translocating P-type ATPase yields the protein MTATTAAPSLLSSAEQRRAARQLTLAMLALGLLGLGLIWRWLMPEQTGVSQLLLGFASLLVAVPVMRSAWFSLRYPSLHGITDQLIALAMLGAWATGDLLTAALLPIIMIFGHVLEERSVIGSQEAIHALGQLTRSHARKIQADGTVIEVDNGTLKAGDTVEVRAGDRVPADGRVLSGQASLDTASITGESVPVEAGVGMTVFGGAINLDGLLRIEVTRTGDESTLGKVIALMQNAERSKPPITRLLERYAGSYMVLVLLLAAVTWFVTNDAQAMLAVLVAACPCALVLSAPATAIAGVAVAARHGILIRSSAFLEELADLTSLVVDKTGTLTYGTLRLQSINSAQADHDSVMTLAASLGAASSHPVSRALAGLVHADNVLVLTDIHERQGLGVVARTEQGEAALGRPELFAQLGIPTTSIPDHDGPIAGLALNGEFLAWLLLADSVKPEAKFALSELRELGLGRQLLLTGDRQSVAQTLARDVGLHEVEAQALPEDKLNRVLKEIDNGFRPMVVGDGINDSLALKAGVVGVAMGAGGADIALASADIVLIGSDLRRLGTCVRLSRQCRRTLQVNVIIGLGWTLAIVVFAAFGWLGAAGAMIAALLHNLSTLLVLGNAGRLLRFQEPLLKLNEQN from the coding sequence ATGACTGCCACTACCGCCGCACCGAGCCTGTTGTCTTCGGCCGAGCAACGTCGCGCTGCGCGCCAGTTGACCCTGGCGATGCTCGCCCTCGGCCTGCTCGGGCTCGGATTGATCTGGCGCTGGTTGATGCCGGAGCAAACCGGTGTCAGTCAGTTGCTGCTCGGTTTTGCTTCTTTATTGGTCGCGGTACCGGTGATGCGTTCGGCTTGGTTCAGCCTGCGTTATCCGAGCCTGCATGGCATCACCGACCAGTTGATCGCATTGGCGATGCTCGGTGCCTGGGCCACTGGCGATCTGCTGACCGCTGCACTGTTGCCGATCATCATGATCTTCGGCCATGTGCTGGAGGAGCGCAGCGTGATTGGCTCGCAGGAGGCGATTCACGCGTTGGGCCAGCTCACTCGCAGCCATGCTCGGAAAATCCAGGCGGACGGCACGGTCATCGAAGTCGATAACGGCACGCTCAAGGCTGGCGACACCGTTGAAGTGCGGGCCGGCGATCGGGTGCCGGCGGACGGTCGTGTACTGTCCGGGCAGGCCAGCCTCGACACAGCGTCGATCACCGGTGAGTCGGTGCCGGTTGAGGCGGGCGTCGGAATGACCGTGTTTGGCGGGGCGATCAACCTCGATGGGCTGTTGCGTATCGAAGTCACTCGTACCGGCGATGAATCGACGCTGGGTAAGGTCATCGCGCTGATGCAGAACGCCGAGCGCTCCAAACCACCGATCACTCGGCTGCTGGAGCGTTATGCGGGCAGCTACATGGTGCTGGTGTTGCTGCTGGCGGCGGTGACCTGGTTTGTCACCAACGATGCGCAGGCGATGTTGGCGGTGCTGGTTGCGGCTTGTCCTTGTGCGCTGGTGTTGTCCGCACCGGCCACGGCGATTGCCGGTGTGGCGGTTGCGGCGCGGCACGGGATTCTGATCCGCAGTTCGGCGTTCCTCGAAGAATTGGCCGACCTGACTTCGCTGGTGGTGGACAAGACCGGGACTCTGACTTACGGCACATTGCGTTTGCAGTCGATCAACAGCGCGCAGGCGGATCACGATTCGGTGATGACGCTGGCCGCCAGTCTTGGTGCTGCCAGCAGCCACCCGGTCAGTCGTGCACTGGCCGGACTGGTTCACGCGGACAACGTGCTGGTGCTGACCGACATTCACGAACGCCAGGGTCTGGGCGTGGTCGCCAGAACCGAGCAGGGCGAAGCAGCGCTGGGTCGTCCGGAGCTGTTTGCGCAGTTGGGCATTCCGACCACTTCAATTCCCGATCACGACGGCCCGATTGCCGGCCTGGCGTTGAACGGTGAATTCCTCGCCTGGCTGTTGCTGGCCGACAGCGTCAAACCGGAAGCGAAATTCGCCTTGAGCGAACTGCGCGAGTTGGGCCTCGGTCGGCAATTGTTGCTGACCGGCGACCGTCAAAGCGTGGCGCAAACCCTGGCCCGTGATGTCGGCCTGCACGAAGTCGAAGCCCAGGCGTTGCCCGAAGACAAACTCAATCGCGTGTTGAAGGAAATCGACAACGGTTTCCGGCCGATGGTGGTCGGCGACGGCATCAACGATTCGCTGGCACTCAAGGCCGGTGTGGTGGGTGTTGCGATGGGGGCGGGCGGTGCGGACATTGCGCTGGCGTCCGCCGACATCGTGCTGATCGGCAGCGACCTGCGCCGGCTCGGCACCTGTGTGCGCCTCAGCCGTCAGTGTCGGCGCACGCTGCAAGTGAACGTGATCATCGGTCTGGGCTGGACGCTGGCCATTGTAGTGTTCGCCGCATTCGGCTGGCTGGGCGCGGCCGGGGCAATGATTGCTGCGTTGCTGCACAACCTCAGTACGTTGCTGGTGTTGGGCAATGCCGGTCGCTTGTTGCGATTCCAGGAGCCGCTGCTGAAGCTGAACGAGCAGAACTGA
- the hflK gene encoding protease modulator HflK: protein MSEVPRGTNSLNSPWIQAGRLAFFALYAVTVLAALAWAFSNVRQIDPQNRAVVMHFGALDRIQNAGLLLAWPQPFEQVVLLPAADRVIERRVENLLRSPAAIQADRVATFATPISDALAGSGYLLTGDAGVVQLDVRVFYKVTDPYDFVLQGDHVLPALDRLVTRSAVALTAARDLDTILVARPELIGADNQAAERRERLRGDLVQGINQRLAELKASGQGIGIEVARVDVQSSLPEPAVGAFNAVLTASQQADKAVANARTDAEKITQTANELADRTLQVAHAQAGERLAKASADTATVLSLAQARQHGTDPQMLLRLYRERIPKILGQAGSVTTVDPKDDSRLIIQGASK, encoded by the coding sequence ATGAGTGAAGTTCCACGTGGAACAAATTCGTTGAACAGTCCGTGGATTCAGGCGGGGCGTCTGGCATTTTTTGCCCTGTACGCGGTGACGGTGTTGGCCGCGTTGGCCTGGGCGTTTTCCAATGTGCGGCAGATCGATCCGCAGAATCGCGCGGTGGTCATGCATTTCGGCGCACTGGATCGCATTCAGAATGCCGGGTTGTTATTGGCTTGGCCGCAGCCGTTCGAACAGGTCGTGTTGCTGCCGGCGGCAGATCGGGTCATCGAGCGCCGAGTGGAAAACCTGCTGCGCAGTCCTGCTGCAATACAGGCAGATCGCGTCGCGACATTCGCCACGCCAATCAGCGATGCACTGGCCGGTTCCGGCTATTTGCTCACCGGTGATGCCGGGGTGGTGCAGCTGGATGTGCGGGTGTTCTACAAGGTCACCGATCCCTACGATTTCGTACTGCAAGGCGACCATGTGCTGCCGGCACTGGATCGACTGGTGACTCGCAGCGCGGTGGCCCTGACAGCGGCTCGTGATCTGGACACCATTCTGGTAGCGCGACCGGAACTGATCGGAGCTGACAATCAAGCGGCTGAACGACGCGAGCGATTGCGCGGTGATCTAGTGCAAGGCATCAACCAACGTTTGGCTGAATTGAAGGCAAGCGGACAGGGCATCGGTATCGAAGTGGCCCGGGTCGATGTGCAATCGAGTCTGCCCGAGCCGGCCGTCGGTGCATTCAATGCCGTGCTGACCGCCAGCCAACAGGCCGACAAAGCCGTCGCCAATGCCCGTACCGACGCTGAAAAAATCACCCAGACCGCCAACGAACTGGCCGACCGCACCTTGCAGGTGGCCCACGCCCAGGCCGGTGAGCGTCTGGCGAAAGCCTCCGCCGATACCGCCACTGTTCTGAGTCTGGCTCAGGCCCGACAGCATGGCACCGACCCGCAAATGCTGCTGCGCCTCTACCGCGAACGGATACCGAAAATTCTCGGCCAGGCCGGGTCGGTCACCACGGTCGATCCGAAAGACGATTCCCGCCTGATCATTCAGGGAGCCAGTAAATGA
- the hflC gene encoding protease modulator HflC, protein MSQSHTHDHHDHSGHDHAHGGHHHHGHHHHHHHGAPEEAGPFPWRRMGWAVLLVAFAIAAASLVQVRSGEATVITRFGNPSRVLLDPGLSWRWPAPFEAAIPVDLRLRTTSSGLQDVGTRDGLRIIVQAYVAWQVQGDADNVQRFMRAVQNQPDEAARQIRTFVGSALETTASSFDLANLVNTDASQVHIADFEAQLRQQIDQQLLATYGVRVVQVGIERLTLPSVTLTATVDRMRAERETIATERTAIGKREAAQIRSGAERDARIVQADATVKAAEIEAQSRVEAAQIYGRAYAGSPQLYNLLRSLDTLGTIVTPDTKLILRTDAAPFRVLVDGPPNLDSKSGTQP, encoded by the coding sequence TTGAGCCAGTCGCATACTCACGATCACCATGACCACAGCGGTCACGACCATGCTCATGGCGGCCACCACCATCACGGGCATCATCACCACCATCATCACGGCGCGCCGGAAGAGGCGGGGCCTTTCCCGTGGCGACGCATGGGCTGGGCCGTGTTGCTGGTGGCGTTTGCCATCGCAGCGGCCAGTCTGGTGCAGGTGCGTTCCGGTGAAGCCACGGTCATCACCCGCTTCGGCAACCCGTCCCGGGTGTTGCTGGATCCAGGTCTGAGCTGGCGCTGGCCGGCGCCTTTCGAAGCGGCGATCCCGGTGGATCTGCGTCTGCGCACCACCTCGAGCGGTTTGCAGGACGTCGGCACCCGCGACGGTTTGCGGATCATTGTGCAAGCGTATGTCGCGTGGCAGGTGCAGGGTGATGCGGACAACGTCCAGCGTTTCATGCGTGCGGTGCAGAATCAGCCGGACGAAGCGGCGCGGCAGATTCGCACCTTTGTCGGCTCGGCACTGGAGACCACCGCCAGCAGTTTCGATCTGGCCAATCTGGTGAACACCGATGCCAGTCAGGTGCACATCGCCGATTTCGAAGCGCAGTTGCGTCAGCAGATCGATCAGCAATTGCTCGCGACTTACGGCGTGCGCGTGGTGCAAGTGGGCATCGAGCGGCTGACCTTGCCGTCGGTGACACTCACCGCAACGGTTGACCGGATGCGCGCCGAGCGTGAAACCATCGCCACCGAACGCACTGCCATCGGCAAGCGCGAAGCGGCGCAGATTCGTTCCGGCGCCGAGCGTGATGCGCGAATTGTGCAGGCTGACGCGACGGTGAAAGCGGCTGAAATCGAAGCGCAATCGCGAGTCGAAGCCGCGCAGATTTATGGCCGCGCTTATGCCGGATCGCCACAGCTGTATAACCTGCTGCGCTCACTGGACACCCTCGGCACTATCGTGACGCCGGACACCAAGTTGATCCTGCGCACCGACGCCGCGCCATTCCGCGTACTGGTAGACGGTCCGCCGAATCTGGACAGCAAGAGCGGAACTCAGCCATGA
- the hflK gene encoding protease modulator HflK, with translation MQVDLDVDGTQVTGLPRFQQAAAQGRRLRRLAMGLGGLAVVGVVLAFFVGLFASQSLWPALLVNLSAALLVLVAGLQSAWWVTDWRARVINPVVPVTAAEETPGPDGWYERLLDRLSRRSLHVLGQIGAATLWLGGLALLALLGIEQVWSLTLQPTAVGLSASVCAAIALLLAFGLLVLERQLAQENPAQWPEAGALAQLSRVTIISLVLGALCLLFASENSVWPVRLAVLIGILPGLVAAELLLRAVLSLFSPRREQLEPVLLARSFVADLLRWPPQPLLALQHELHNRFGIDLRQIWAFSYMRRAFLPVLVLVAAVGWLLTGIHEIPLQSRGIYERFGKPVQVFGPGLHAGLPWPLGRVLSVENGVVHELATSVGENPVPVQPDPAEGPAPITANRLWDASHVNDKSQVIASSRGEQQSFQIVNMDVRFVYRIGLSDQAALAATYNSADVPTLIRSTASRILVHDFASRTLDGLLGQDRVGLADEIGRAVQSDLQKLDSGVEILATVVEAIHPPAGAANAYHSVQAAQIGAQALISRERGAAAEASNQAQLQASLARDQATANAHETSSTARAADLKFSAEQKAYASAGQAFVLEQYLSQLSQGLGKAKLLVLDHRLGGSSNAPTIDLRTFTLPADPSPARTTAQPGATH, from the coding sequence ATGCAAGTCGATCTGGACGTTGATGGCACGCAAGTGACCGGTTTGCCGCGCTTTCAGCAGGCGGCAGCCCAGGGTCGCCGATTGCGCCGGTTGGCCATGGGGCTCGGCGGGTTGGCCGTGGTCGGAGTGGTGCTGGCGTTTTTTGTTGGCCTATTCGCCTCGCAATCGCTGTGGCCGGCGCTGTTGGTCAATCTGAGCGCGGCGTTGCTGGTGTTGGTCGCCGGGTTGCAATCGGCGTGGTGGGTGACCGATTGGCGAGCGCGGGTGATCAACCCGGTGGTGCCGGTTACCGCCGCGGAGGAAACGCCCGGGCCGGACGGCTGGTACGAGCGACTGCTGGATCGGCTGAGCCGCCGCAGCCTGCATGTGCTGGGACAGATCGGTGCAGCGACATTATGGCTGGGCGGTCTGGCGCTGCTGGCGTTGCTGGGCATCGAGCAGGTATGGAGTCTCACGCTGCAACCGACTGCCGTGGGATTGTCTGCTTCTGTCTGCGCGGCGATTGCGCTGCTGCTGGCGTTCGGTCTGCTGGTGCTGGAGCGGCAACTGGCTCAGGAAAACCCGGCGCAATGGCCCGAGGCCGGTGCGCTGGCGCAGTTGAGTCGCGTGACGATCATCAGCCTGGTGCTGGGCGCATTGTGCTTGTTGTTCGCCAGCGAGAATTCGGTCTGGCCTGTGCGACTGGCGGTGCTGATCGGCATCCTGCCGGGGCTGGTCGCGGCGGAGTTGCTGCTGCGTGCGGTGCTGTCGTTGTTCAGTCCACGTCGCGAACAGCTCGAACCGGTGCTGCTGGCCCGCAGTTTCGTCGCCGATCTGCTGCGTTGGCCACCACAACCGCTGCTCGCGTTGCAGCACGAATTGCACAATCGCTTCGGTATCGACCTGCGGCAGATCTGGGCCTTCAGCTACATGCGTCGCGCGTTCCTGCCGGTACTGGTGCTGGTGGCGGCAGTCGGCTGGTTGCTCACCGGCATTCATGAAATCCCGCTGCAAAGCCGTGGCATCTACGAGCGTTTTGGCAAACCGGTGCAGGTGTTCGGCCCGGGTTTGCATGCCGGTCTGCCGTGGCCGTTGGGCCGGGTGTTGAGCGTGGAGAACGGCGTAGTGCACGAACTGGCGACCAGCGTCGGCGAGAACCCGGTGCCGGTTCAGCCGGATCCGGCAGAAGGTCCGGCCCCGATTACCGCCAACCGTTTGTGGGATGCCAGCCACGTCAACGACAAATCCCAGGTCATTGCCAGCAGCCGTGGCGAGCAACAGAGCTTCCAGATCGTCAACATGGACGTGCGTTTCGTCTACCGCATCGGCCTCAGCGATCAAGCGGCATTGGCTGCGACCTACAACAGCGCGGATGTGCCGACGCTGATCCGCAGCACTGCGAGCCGGATTCTCGTCCACGATTTTGCGTCGCGCACCCTCGACGGTTTGCTGGGGCAGGACAGGGTAGGGCTGGCTGACGAGATCGGCCGAGCCGTGCAAAGCGATCTGCAGAAACTCGATAGCGGTGTAGAGATTCTCGCCACTGTGGTCGAGGCGATTCACCCGCCGGCCGGTGCCGCCAATGCTTATCACAGCGTGCAAGCGGCGCAGATTGGCGCCCAGGCGTTGATCTCTCGCGAGCGTGGGGCGGCGGCCGAAGCGAGCAATCAGGCACAGCTGCAGGCCAGCCTCGCTCGCGACCAAGCCACCGCCAATGCCCACGAAACCAGCTCGACCGCCCGCGCGGCGGACCTGAAATTCAGCGCCGAGCAAAAAGCCTACGCCAGCGCCGGACAAGCCTTCGTGCTGGAGCAATACCTCAGCCAGCTCAGTCAGGGACTGGGCAAAGCCAAATTGTTGGTGCTCGACCATCGTCTGGGCGGCAGCAGCAATGCGCCGACCATCGACCTGCGTACGTTTACGCTGCCGGCTGACCCTTCGCCGGCGCGCACCACCGCTCAACCAGGAGCCACCCATTGA
- the lpdA gene encoding dihydrolipoyl dehydrogenase, with product MSNYDVVILGGGPGGYNAAIRAGQLGLKAACVEGRATLGGTCLNVGCMPSKALLHASELYDAAMGAEFANLGIEVKPTLNLAQMMKQKDESVAGLTKGIEFLFRKNKVDWIKGWGHIDGPGKVSVTGDQGSRIELTATDIIIATGSEPTPLPGVAIDNQRILDSTGALSLSEVPKHLVVIGAGVIGLELGSVWRRLGAQVTVVEYLDRICPGVDGEAGKTLQRSLSKQGISFKLSSKVTSATSSASGVQLSIEPAAGGSAELLEADYVLVAIGRRPYTQGLGLENVGLSTDKRGMLANKHHRTEASGVWVIGDVTSGPMLAHKAEDEAMACIEQIVGKAGEVNYDLIPNVIYTKPELASVGKTEEQLKAEGRAYKVGKFPFTANSRAKINHETEGFAKVLADAHTDEVLGVHLVGPSVSEMIGEYCVAMEFSASAEDIALTCHPHPTRSEALRQAAMNVEGMATQM from the coding sequence ATGAGCAACTATGACGTAGTGATTCTGGGCGGTGGGCCCGGCGGTTATAACGCAGCGATCCGCGCCGGCCAATTGGGCCTCAAGGCCGCGTGCGTGGAAGGCCGCGCCACACTGGGCGGCACCTGCCTCAACGTCGGTTGCATGCCGTCCAAGGCGTTGTTGCACGCGTCCGAACTGTACGATGCGGCAATGGGCGCGGAATTCGCCAACCTCGGCATCGAGGTCAAACCGACGCTCAACCTCGCGCAAATGATGAAGCAGAAGGACGAAAGCGTCGCCGGCCTGACCAAAGGCATCGAATTTCTGTTCCGCAAGAACAAGGTCGACTGGATCAAGGGCTGGGGCCACATCGACGGTCCCGGAAAAGTCAGCGTGACCGGCGATCAGGGCAGCCGGATCGAACTGACCGCCACCGACATCATCATCGCCACCGGTTCCGAGCCCACTCCCCTGCCCGGCGTGGCGATCGACAACCAGCGCATTCTCGACTCAACCGGCGCGTTGTCCTTGAGCGAAGTGCCCAAGCATCTGGTGGTGATCGGTGCCGGCGTGATCGGCCTCGAACTCGGCTCGGTCTGGCGCCGGCTCGGCGCGCAGGTGACGGTGGTGGAATACCTCGACCGCATCTGCCCGGGCGTGGACGGCGAAGCCGGCAAGACCCTGCAGCGCTCGCTGAGCAAACAGGGCATCAGCTTCAAATTGAGTTCGAAAGTCACCAGCGCTACGTCCTCGGCCAGCGGCGTGCAACTGAGCATCGAACCGGCAGCCGGCGGCAGCGCCGAACTGCTGGAAGCCGATTACGTGCTGGTCGCCATCGGTCGTCGCCCCTACACCCAGGGCCTGGGGCTGGAAAACGTCGGCCTCAGCACCGACAAGCGCGGCATGCTTGCCAACAAACACCATCGCACCGAGGCTTCTGGCGTCTGGGTGATCGGCGATGTCACGTCAGGACCGATGCTTGCCCACAAGGCCGAAGACGAAGCCATGGCCTGCATCGAGCAGATCGTCGGCAAGGCGGGTGAGGTCAACTACGACCTGATCCCGAACGTGATCTACACCAAACCGGAGCTGGCCAGCGTCGGCAAGACCGAGGAGCAGCTCAAGGCCGAAGGCCGGGCCTACAAGGTCGGCAAATTCCCGTTCACCGCCAACAGCCGGGCGAAGATCAATCACGAAACCGAAGGCTTTGCCAAAGTCCTCGCCGACGCGCACACCGACGAAGTCCTCGGCGTGCACCTGGTCGGCCCGAGCGTCAGTGAAATGATCGGCGAATATTGCGTGGCCATGGAATTCAGCGCGTCGGCCGAGGACATCGCCCTGACCTGCCACCCTCACCCGACCCGTTCCGAGGCGCTGCGTCAGGCGGCCATGAATGTCGAGGGTATGGCGACGCAGATGTAA